Proteins encoded within one genomic window of Saccharopolyspora pogona:
- a CDS encoding glutamyl-tRNA reductase, giving the protein MNLLTVGISHHTAPVRMLERVSISRADVPKLLDELLQRERICEAFIISTCNRVEVYAVAETFHGGLDDVTSVLARHAGAEVADLADHLYVYYAGAAVEHLFSVSAGLDSMVVGEAQILGQLRQAYGTADENGTVGRTLHELAQQALRVGKRVHSETGIDAEGASLVSEALADAQVALDGLAGRSALVVGAGSMGGLAAAQLKRAGIGEVVIANRTAANGERLAESLRADGVASRTAGLTDLRSAIAAADLVVACTGAIGAVVTEDVVAAALTVRDDRPLLCCDLGLPRDIAPEVAGLPGVTVVDLESLQQRLSEKQGGNESERAAQIVAEELRNYLAAQRSAEVTPTVAALRKRAAEVVDSELLRLDSRLPELDGDVRDELARTVRRVVDKLLHAPTVRVKQLASVPGGAGYADALRELFELDPQTTAVLGTPQADEGLPGGASVAQARLHDRAGQDGEDR; this is encoded by the coding sequence GTGAACCTGCTCACCGTCGGGATTTCCCACCACACCGCCCCGGTGCGGATGCTGGAGCGGGTCTCGATCAGCCGAGCGGACGTCCCGAAGCTCCTCGACGAGCTGTTGCAGCGCGAGCGCATCTGCGAGGCGTTCATCATCTCGACCTGCAACCGCGTCGAGGTCTACGCGGTCGCGGAGACCTTCCACGGCGGCCTGGACGACGTGACGTCGGTGCTCGCCCGGCACGCCGGCGCGGAGGTCGCTGACCTCGCCGATCACCTCTACGTCTACTACGCGGGCGCCGCGGTGGAGCACCTGTTCTCGGTCTCCGCCGGCCTGGACTCGATGGTCGTCGGCGAGGCGCAGATCCTCGGCCAGCTGCGGCAGGCCTACGGCACGGCCGACGAGAACGGCACCGTCGGCAGAACCCTGCACGAACTCGCGCAGCAGGCCCTCCGGGTCGGCAAGCGGGTGCACTCCGAGACCGGCATCGACGCCGAAGGCGCGTCGCTGGTGTCCGAGGCGCTCGCCGACGCCCAGGTCGCGCTCGACGGCTTGGCCGGGCGCAGCGCGCTGGTGGTCGGCGCGGGTTCGATGGGCGGCCTGGCCGCCGCGCAGCTGAAGCGCGCCGGCATCGGCGAGGTCGTGATCGCCAACCGCACCGCGGCCAACGGCGAGCGGCTGGCCGAGTCGCTGCGCGCCGACGGCGTCGCCTCGCGCACCGCCGGCCTCACGGACCTGCGCAGCGCGATCGCCGCGGCCGACCTGGTGGTGGCCTGCACCGGCGCGATCGGCGCGGTGGTGACCGAAGACGTGGTCGCGGCGGCGCTGACGGTCCGCGACGACCGTCCGCTGCTGTGCTGCGATCTCGGCCTGCCCCGGGACATCGCGCCCGAGGTGGCCGGACTGCCCGGCGTGACAGTCGTCGACCTGGAAAGCCTGCAGCAGCGACTGTCCGAGAAGCAGGGCGGCAACGAGTCCGAGCGGGCCGCGCAGATCGTCGCCGAGGAACTGCGCAACTACCTTGCCGCGCAACGCTCGGCCGAGGTGACCCCGACCGTGGCCGCGCTGCGCAAGCGCGCCGCCGAGGTGGTGGACAGCGAGCTGCTGCGGCTCGACTCGCGGCTGCCCGAACTGGACGGCGACGTGCGGGACGAACTGGCGCGCACGGTCCGCCGCGTGGTGGACAAGCTCCTGCACGCGCCGACGGTCCGGGTCAAGCAACTCGCGTCGGTGCCGGGCGGTGCCGGTTACGCCGACGCACTCCGAGAGCTCTTCGAACTCGATCCGCAGACGACCGCGGTGCTCGGCACCCCGCAGGCCGACGAGGGCCTGCCCGGCGGGGCCTCCGTCGCCCAGGCGCGGCTGCACGATCGAGCAGGACAGGACGGTGAGGACCGTTGA
- the hemC gene encoding hydroxymethylbilane synthase has product MNKTLRIGTRGSALAMAQSSQVAEELEKAGYPTQLVTVSTPGDRSMAPIAEIGVGVFTSALREALAAGEVDVAVHSYKDLPTEPDPRLSLAAVPVREDPRDALVARDGLTLGELPPGSIVGTGSPRRASQLRALGLGLEVRSIRGNVDTRLRKVTDGELDAVVLARAGLARVGRLAVITETLDPLQMLPAPAQGALAVECRVDDVDTEHLLQSVLDDQASRAAVAAERAVLSALEAGCSAPVGALAEVVDDLDEDGRVALRLSVRGVVATDDDQLVRASITGETTAADQLGRELAAQLFEARAALLSGPGSS; this is encoded by the coding sequence TTGAACAAGACCCTCCGCATCGGCACCCGCGGCAGCGCCCTGGCGATGGCGCAGAGCTCGCAGGTCGCCGAGGAGCTGGAGAAGGCGGGCTACCCGACCCAGCTGGTCACCGTGTCGACCCCCGGCGACCGCTCGATGGCGCCGATCGCCGAGATCGGCGTCGGTGTGTTCACCTCCGCGCTGCGCGAGGCGCTCGCCGCCGGCGAGGTGGACGTCGCGGTGCACTCCTACAAAGATCTGCCGACCGAACCGGACCCCCGGTTGTCGCTGGCTGCTGTCCCGGTCCGGGAGGACCCGCGGGACGCGTTGGTGGCACGGGATGGTCTGACGCTCGGCGAACTGCCCCCGGGGTCCATTGTGGGCACCGGTTCGCCGCGCCGCGCCAGTCAGCTCCGGGCCCTGGGCCTGGGGCTGGAGGTGCGCAGCATCCGCGGCAATGTGGACACCCGCCTGCGGAAGGTGACCGACGGTGAGCTGGACGCCGTCGTGCTCGCCCGAGCCGGGCTGGCCCGAGTGGGCCGGCTTGCGGTGATCACGGAAACGCTCGATCCACTGCAGATGCTGCCCGCGCCCGCCCAGGGCGCGCTTGCAGTGGAATGCCGCGTCGATGACGTGGACACCGAGCATTTGCTGCAGTCCGTTTTGGACGATCAGGCCAGCCGCGCCGCGGTGGCCGCCGAGCGCGCCGTGTTGTCCGCGCTCGAAGCGGGCTGTAGCGCGCCGGTCGGCGCGCTGGCCGAAGTGGTGGATGACCTCGACGAGGACGGGCGCGTGGCGCTGCGACTGTCCGTGCGCGGGGTGGTGGCGACCGACGACGATCAGTTGGTCCGCGCCTCCATCACTGGTGAGACGACCGCCGCTGATCAGCTGGGCCGGGAATTGGCCGCCCAGCTGTTCGAAGCCAGGGCCGCTTTGCTCAGCGGACCCGGCAGTAGTTGA
- a CDS encoding DUF397 domain-containing protein → MIRASELPVTWRKSSRSQNGANNCVEVASLAQTIAVRDSKEPHGPALIFDGRAFGGFLDGIKADRFSS, encoded by the coding sequence GTGATCCGCGCGTCCGAACTCCCCGTCACCTGGCGCAAGAGCAGCCGCAGCCAGAACGGCGCCAACAACTGCGTTGAAGTTGCGAGCCTTGCGCAGACCATCGCCGTGCGGGACTCGAAGGAGCCGCATGGTCCAGCGTTGATCTTCGACGGTCGGGCGTTCGGGGGGTTCCTCGACGGGATCAAGGCCGACCGCTTCTCGAGCTGA
- a CDS encoding bifunctional uroporphyrinogen-III C-methyltransferase/uroporphyrinogen-III synthase — MTRARKTPGRIAFVGSGPGDAGLLTVRGRNTITRAALLVTDPDVPADIVGQAADGAEVRPAVGDPADVAKDLANEAATGRTVVRLVAGDPLTADAVVREVQEVAKTGAAFDIIPGVAGGSAVPAYAGVALGAVHTEVDVRGDVDWASLAAVPGALVLHTTGSYLAEAASRLVEHGRPATTPVAVTASGTTVQQRTIDTTLASLAADVGELQGHLVVTIGDVVSERSKLSWWESRALYGWKVLVPRTKEQAGAMSDRLWSHGAVSHEVPTISVEPPRSPAQMERAVKGLVDGRYQWVVFTSANAVRAVWEKFGEFGLDARAFSGVKIACVGEATAQKVRSFGIIPELLPSSEQSSEGLLQEFPPHDDILDPVDRVLLPRADIATETLSAGLRERGWEVDDVTAYRTVRAAPPPAETREMIKTGGFDAVCFTSSSTVRNLVGIAGKPHARTLVACIGPNTAETAKEFGLRVDVQPEIPRVEDLVDALAEHAARLRAEGTLPPPRKAKRARRS; from the coding sequence ATGACCCGAGCACGTAAGACCCCCGGACGGATCGCTTTCGTGGGCTCCGGTCCCGGTGACGCCGGACTGCTCACCGTCCGGGGGCGGAATACGATCACCCGCGCCGCCTTGCTGGTGACCGACCCGGACGTACCCGCCGATATCGTCGGCCAGGCCGCTGACGGCGCCGAGGTCCGCCCCGCCGTGGGGGACCCGGCGGACGTGGCCAAGGACCTGGCGAACGAGGCCGCGACCGGTCGCACCGTGGTGCGGTTGGTCGCCGGTGACCCGCTGACCGCCGACGCGGTGGTCCGCGAGGTCCAGGAGGTCGCCAAGACCGGCGCCGCCTTCGACATCATCCCCGGCGTCGCCGGCGGCAGCGCGGTCCCGGCCTACGCCGGCGTCGCGCTCGGCGCGGTGCACACCGAGGTCGATGTCCGAGGCGACGTGGACTGGGCTTCGCTGGCCGCGGTGCCCGGCGCGCTGGTGCTGCACACCACCGGCAGCTACCTGGCCGAGGCCGCTTCGCGGCTGGTGGAGCACGGCAGGCCCGCGACGACTCCCGTCGCGGTGACCGCCTCCGGCACCACCGTGCAGCAGCGCACCATCGACACGACGCTGGCCTCGCTGGCCGCCGACGTCGGTGAGCTGCAGGGCCACCTGGTGGTGACCATCGGCGACGTGGTGTCCGAGCGCAGCAAGCTCTCCTGGTGGGAGTCGCGCGCCCTGTACGGCTGGAAGGTCCTGGTGCCGCGCACCAAGGAGCAGGCCGGCGCGATGAGCGACCGGTTGTGGTCGCACGGCGCCGTCTCGCACGAGGTGCCAACGATCTCGGTCGAGCCGCCGCGCAGCCCCGCGCAGATGGAGCGTGCGGTCAAGGGCCTGGTCGACGGCCGCTATCAGTGGGTGGTGTTCACCTCCGCCAACGCGGTTCGCGCGGTGTGGGAGAAGTTCGGCGAGTTCGGGCTGGACGCCCGGGCGTTCTCCGGCGTGAAGATCGCCTGCGTCGGCGAGGCCACCGCGCAGAAGGTCCGCTCGTTCGGGATCATCCCGGAGCTGCTGCCGTCGAGTGAGCAGTCCAGCGAGGGCCTGCTGCAGGAATTCCCGCCGCACGACGACATCCTGGACCCGGTGGACCGGGTGCTGCTGCCGCGCGCCGACATCGCCACCGAGACGCTGTCGGCAGGGCTACGCGAGCGCGGCTGGGAGGTCGACGACGTGACGGCCTACCGCACCGTCCGCGCCGCGCCGCCGCCGGCCGAGACCCGCGAGATGATCAAGACCGGTGGGTTCGACGCGGTGTGCTTCACCTCGTCGTCGACGGTCCGGAACCTGGTCGGCATCGCGGGCAAGCCGCACGCCCGGACGCTGGTGGCCTGCATCGGCCCGAACACCGCGGAGACGGCCAAGGAGTTCGGCCTGCGGGTCGACGTCCAGCCGGAGATCCCGCGCGTGGAGGACCTGGTGGACGCCCTTGCCGAGCACGCGGCCCGGCTTCGCGCTGAAGGCACGCTCCCGCCGCCCCGCAAGGCCAAGCGGGCCCGCCGCAGCTGA
- a CDS encoding methyltransferase domain-containing protein: MTTTARGGDSALTAELQSAGQLSTRCGSAFRAVARECFVSDRMWVQEVDGGPYEPMDRSAEPERWLRNVHSNRVIVTQFDDGATSWPEVGYRPTCSASMPSAVAGMLDALDISSGQSVLEIGTGTGYNAALLAELVGAQGKVTTTEIDADLAATARARLEATGYGHVAVVVGDAAAMAVTEKFDRVIATAGVHLGQLPVGWLENTRIGGVILAPMRADLASGPLVRFEVERDGVGRGHAVQGLRVGFMELRSHRIAALPFDGLRWDDPAADRSITEVSPFKMLIDEASRWAVAVAVPSCRYSLEKKTPERDHGVAWLSDPVSDSWVSVVPDNRSRYTVRQSGPRRLWDEAEAAFRWWLRHGEPPLEAWRWTVAPDRQTVALA; encoded by the coding sequence ATGACGACGACAGCTAGGGGCGGAGACTCCGCGCTTACCGCGGAATTGCAGTCGGCTGGGCAGTTGTCCACCAGGTGCGGCTCGGCGTTTCGGGCGGTGGCGCGGGAGTGCTTCGTTTCGGACCGGATGTGGGTTCAGGAGGTCGACGGCGGTCCATACGAGCCGATGGACCGGTCTGCGGAGCCGGAACGCTGGCTGCGCAACGTCCACTCGAACCGCGTGATCGTGACGCAGTTCGACGATGGTGCGACATCTTGGCCCGAGGTCGGTTATCGGCCCACATGTTCGGCATCCATGCCGTCAGCGGTGGCAGGAATGCTCGATGCTCTCGATATCAGCTCCGGACAGTCGGTTCTGGAGATCGGGACGGGCACGGGATACAACGCCGCGCTGCTCGCCGAACTCGTCGGCGCGCAAGGAAAAGTGACGACGACCGAAATTGACGCCGACCTCGCGGCGACCGCCCGGGCACGGCTCGAGGCGACCGGGTACGGCCACGTCGCCGTCGTCGTCGGTGACGCCGCGGCGATGGCCGTGACCGAGAAGTTCGACAGGGTCATCGCCACAGCCGGGGTGCATCTCGGGCAGCTTCCCGTTGGGTGGCTCGAGAACACGCGGATCGGCGGCGTGATCCTGGCACCGATGCGGGCCGATCTAGCCTCGGGCCCGTTGGTCCGTTTCGAGGTCGAGCGGGACGGCGTGGGCCGCGGGCACGCTGTGCAGGGACTGCGGGTCGGCTTCATGGAGCTCCGCTCGCACCGCATCGCCGCACTTCCATTCGATGGGCTGCGCTGGGACGACCCGGCCGCCGACCGGTCGATCACTGAGGTCAGCCCGTTCAAGATGCTGATCGACGAAGCGTCCAGGTGGGCGGTGGCGGTGGCGGTTCCCTCCTGCCGGTACAGCCTGGAGAAGAAGACCCCGGAACGTGACCACGGCGTAGCGTGGCTGAGCGATCCGGTATCCGATTCGTGGGTCAGCGTCGTCCCAGACAACCGGAGCCGCTACACCGTTCGGCAGTCGGGTCCTCGGCGGTTGTGGGACGAGGCGGAAGCCGCGTTCCGGTGGTGGCTGCGTCACGGAGAGCCGCCGCTGGAAGCCTGGCGCTGGACAGTTGCTCCTGACCGCCAGACCGTCGCACTGGCCTGA
- a CDS encoding helix-turn-helix domain-containing protein: MANPPPPLARRIELGALLRTYRERAGLEVGEVAEALGWTYVQKVGLMESGKRKLAPLEVNALLDLYELGTEERERVVELGKEARKRDAGPAFAADWAQTYLALEVAASHLKFYAEELLPGLLQTEDYARAILEEGRSLTPREIDRAVARRAERQHRLTEPNAPRVTVVLSESVLRRGVGGPEVRRGQLDYLRKLTDLPNFAVHVLPFSAGAHLALGTSFTLLHLGDPVVTFAYIEALTDSDFLDRPPHTEVYILAFDRAHRAALPRAESLEMLDQAKF; encoded by the coding sequence ATGGCGAATCCGCCTCCGCCGCTGGCGCGACGGATCGAACTCGGTGCGCTCCTGCGGACGTACCGCGAACGCGCGGGCCTGGAGGTCGGGGAAGTCGCAGAGGCTCTCGGCTGGACCTACGTCCAGAAGGTCGGGCTCATGGAATCGGGCAAGCGGAAGCTGGCACCCTTGGAGGTCAACGCACTTCTGGACCTCTACGAACTGGGTACTGAAGAACGGGAACGGGTTGTCGAACTCGGCAAAGAAGCCCGCAAGCGCGACGCAGGCCCGGCATTCGCCGCCGACTGGGCACAGACCTACCTCGCTCTTGAAGTCGCAGCATCACATCTCAAGTTCTACGCAGAAGAACTGCTTCCTGGCCTGCTGCAGACGGAGGATTACGCCCGCGCCATCCTTGAAGAAGGCAGGAGCTTGACGCCTCGCGAAATCGACCGCGCGGTCGCTCGTCGAGCCGAACGTCAGCACAGGCTCACCGAACCCAACGCCCCACGTGTCACCGTCGTCCTGAGCGAGTCGGTCCTGCGTCGCGGCGTGGGCGGGCCAGAAGTAAGGCGTGGACAGCTCGACTACCTGCGCAAACTGACGGATCTTCCCAACTTTGCGGTTCATGTCCTGCCGTTCTCGGCGGGTGCACACCTTGCGCTCGGCACATCGTTCACGCTGCTGCACCTTGGCGATCCTGTGGTGACATTTGCCTACATCGAAGCCCTGACCGACTCCGACTTCCTAGATCGACCACCCCATACCGAGGTCTATATCCTGGCCTTCGACCGAGCACACCGCGCAGCACTGCCTCGCGCTGAGTCGCTGGAGATGCTCGATCAAGCCAAGTTCTGA